Proteins encoded within one genomic window of Actinoplanes octamycinicus:
- a CDS encoding DNA repair helicase XPB: MNGGPLIVQSDKTLLLEVDHPDAQACRMAIAPFAELERSPEHVHTYRLTPLGLWNSRAAGHDAESVVDALIKFSRYPVPHALLVDVAETMDRYGRLQLLNDPVHGLVLRGLDKIVLLEVSKSKKLAGMLGARLDDETIAVHGSERGRLKQALLKLGWPAEDLAGYVDGEAHPIDLAEDGWTLRSYQQEAVDGFWAGGSGVVVLPCGAGKTLVGAAAMATAKATTLILVTNTVAGRQWKRELIARTSLTEDEIGEYSGERKEIRPVTIATYQVLTARRGGAFTHLDLFGARDWGLVIYDEVHLLPAPIFRFTADLQARRRLGLTATLVREDGREGDVFSLIGPKRYDAPWKDIEAQGWIAPAECVEVRVTLTEAERMAYAVTDSEERYKAAATARTKLPVVKALVDKHPEEQVLVIGGFLDQLHTLGEYLDAPIVEGSTTNKERERLFDAFRSGELRTLVLSKVGNFSIDLPEAAVAIQVSGTFGSRQEEAQRLGRVLRPKGDGRQAHFYTVVSRDTIDTEYAAHRQRFLAEQGYAYTIVDADDVLGPPLPQVD; encoded by the coding sequence GTGAACGGCGGACCGCTGATCGTTCAGTCGGACAAGACCCTGCTCCTCGAAGTCGATCATCCGGATGCCCAGGCCTGCCGGATGGCCATCGCGCCGTTCGCCGAGCTGGAGCGCTCGCCCGAGCACGTGCACACCTACCGGCTGACGCCGCTCGGGCTGTGGAATTCGCGGGCCGCCGGGCACGACGCGGAGAGCGTGGTCGACGCCCTGATCAAGTTCTCGCGGTACCCGGTGCCGCACGCCCTGCTGGTCGACGTCGCCGAGACGATGGACCGCTACGGCCGCCTGCAGCTGCTCAACGACCCGGTGCACGGCCTGGTCCTGCGCGGCCTCGACAAGATCGTGCTGCTCGAGGTGTCGAAATCGAAGAAGCTGGCCGGGATGCTCGGCGCCCGGCTCGACGACGAGACCATCGCGGTGCACGGCTCCGAGCGCGGCCGGCTCAAGCAGGCCCTGCTCAAGCTGGGCTGGCCGGCCGAGGACCTGGCCGGTTACGTGGACGGCGAGGCGCATCCGATCGACCTGGCCGAGGACGGCTGGACGCTGCGGTCCTACCAGCAGGAGGCGGTCGACGGCTTCTGGGCCGGCGGCTCCGGCGTGGTGGTGCTGCCCTGCGGCGCCGGCAAGACGCTGGTCGGCGCGGCCGCGATGGCGACCGCCAAGGCGACCACGCTGATCCTGGTGACCAACACGGTCGCCGGCCGGCAGTGGAAACGCGAGCTGATCGCCCGCACGTCGCTGACCGAGGACGAGATCGGTGAGTACAGCGGCGAGCGCAAGGAGATCCGGCCGGTCACCATCGCCACCTACCAGGTGCTCACCGCCCGCCGCGGCGGCGCCTTCACCCACCTGGACCTGTTCGGCGCCCGGGACTGGGGGCTGGTCATCTACGACGAGGTCCACCTGCTGCCGGCGCCGATCTTCCGGTTCACCGCCGACCTGCAGGCCCGCCGCCGGCTCGGGCTGACCGCGACGCTGGTCCGGGAGGACGGCCGGGAGGGCGACGTCTTCTCGCTGATCGGCCCGAAACGGTACGACGCCCCGTGGAAGGACATCGAGGCGCAGGGCTGGATCGCGCCCGCGGAGTGCGTCGAGGTGCGGGTGACGCTGACCGAGGCGGAGCGGATGGCGTACGCGGTGACCGACTCGGAGGAGCGGTACAAGGCCGCCGCCACCGCCCGGACCAAGCTGCCGGTGGTGAAAGCCCTGGTCGACAAGCACCCCGAGGAGCAGGTGCTGGTCATCGGCGGGTTCCTGGACCAGCTGCACACCCTCGGGGAGTACCTGGACGCCCCGATCGTCGAGGGCTCGACCACGAACAAGGAGCGGGAGCGGCTCTTCGACGCGTTCCGCTCCGGTGAGCTGCGCACCCTGGTGCTCTCCAAGGTGGGGAACTTCTCCATCGACCTGCCCGAGGCGGCGGTGGCGATCCAGGTGTCCGGCACCTTCGGCTCCCGGCAGGAGGAGGCGCAGCGGCTCGGCCGGGTGCTGCGGCCCAAGGGCGACGGGCGGCAGGCGCACTTCTACACGGTGGTGTCCCGGGACACCATCGACACCGAGTACGCCGCGCACCGGCAGCGCTTCCTGGCCGAGCAGGGATACGCGTACACCATCGTGGACGCGGACGACGTGCTCGGCCCGCCGCTGCCGCAGGTGGACTAG
- a CDS encoding helicase-associated domain-containing protein, producing MATTFADQLRSLPDEALGALLQLRPDLVVPVPADISALAVRAQSRGSVARCLDGLDEFTLTILDAARVTRAADTAHTSVDAIVELAAGVAADDVRVAIDRLRVRFLLHGPPEALQVVAAVDEVTSPYPAGLGRPADYLDAHAAALVADRAKLRRTVLAAPPGARAVLDRLAAGPPVGALGRAAEPRNGEPGRAGTEVAESIRWLVDQHILVPISDAGRAPRADGDLVELPREVGLLLRRDTGPLGALRPFPPQPEAPVRDPKAIDSAGAGQTMEAVRATEAVLEALAAEPAPVLKTGGLGVRDLKRLARAAGVDEAGAALLVEVAYAAGLLGESETSVHRAPGAVQDIFLPTGAYDLWRAAGMAHRWSTLARAWLTMTRQPGLVGKRDERDRPINALAPDAERAGAPQARREALDALAALEPGSAPAVDDLLALLAWQAPRRARGRELGHRDGFSGAALLGVTGLGALTSYARLLLSDPETTESDPLGLHPDESPADAVRALDHLLPAPVDHVLVQADLTVVVPGPPEPELAGELDVIAEPESAGGASVFRVTPASVRRALDVGYTAPELHTLFQRRSRTPVPQTLTYLIDDAARKHGGLRAGSAGSYLRSDDEALIVEVLADKRVTGLDLRRVAPTVLVSPRPVARLLGALREAGYAPVAEDAGGATVLTRPKARRAPSRTPRIMEPAGPPSLAGPRLAGVVEQLRRGDIATRAARRAPVTVRAAQGQAVPGLTAVQQHSQAMAVLQQAVRDRAKVWVGYVDSHGATLSRLVRPVSLSAGYLRAEDERGESLHTFALHRITAAVTEE from the coding sequence ATGGCCACCACATTTGCGGATCAACTCCGGTCGCTGCCCGACGAGGCGCTGGGCGCGCTCCTTCAGCTGCGCCCTGATCTGGTCGTTCCGGTGCCCGCCGACATCTCGGCGCTGGCCGTGCGCGCGCAGTCGCGCGGCTCGGTCGCCCGCTGCCTGGACGGGCTGGACGAGTTCACCCTGACGATTCTGGACGCCGCCCGGGTCACCCGGGCAGCTGACACCGCGCACACCTCGGTGGACGCCATCGTGGAACTGGCCGCCGGGGTGGCCGCGGACGACGTCCGGGTGGCGATCGACCGGCTCCGGGTCCGGTTCCTGCTGCACGGCCCGCCGGAGGCGCTCCAGGTGGTGGCCGCGGTCGACGAGGTGACCTCGCCGTACCCGGCCGGGCTGGGCCGGCCCGCCGACTATCTGGACGCGCACGCCGCGGCGCTGGTCGCCGACCGGGCCAAGCTGCGGCGCACCGTGCTGGCCGCGCCGCCGGGCGCCCGCGCGGTGCTGGACCGGCTGGCCGCCGGCCCGCCGGTCGGCGCGCTGGGCCGGGCCGCCGAGCCCCGCAACGGCGAGCCGGGCCGGGCCGGCACCGAGGTCGCCGAGTCCATCCGCTGGCTGGTCGACCAGCACATCCTGGTCCCGATCTCGGACGCCGGCCGGGCCCCGCGCGCCGACGGCGACCTGGTCGAGCTGCCCCGCGAGGTGGGGCTGCTGCTGCGCCGGGACACCGGGCCGCTGGGCGCGCTGCGCCCGTTCCCGCCGCAGCCGGAGGCGCCGGTCCGCGACCCGAAAGCGATCGACTCGGCCGGCGCCGGGCAGACCATGGAGGCGGTGCGGGCCACCGAGGCGGTGCTGGAGGCGCTCGCCGCCGAGCCGGCCCCGGTGCTGAAGACCGGCGGGCTGGGCGTCCGCGACCTGAAACGGCTGGCCCGGGCGGCCGGCGTGGACGAGGCGGGCGCGGCGCTGCTGGTCGAGGTGGCCTACGCGGCCGGGCTGCTCGGCGAGTCGGAGACCTCGGTGCACCGGGCCCCCGGCGCGGTCCAGGACATCTTCCTGCCCACCGGGGCGTACGACCTGTGGCGGGCGGCCGGGATGGCACACCGCTGGAGCACGCTGGCCCGCGCCTGGCTGACCATGACCCGGCAGCCCGGCCTGGTCGGCAAGCGGGACGAGCGGGACCGGCCGATCAACGCGCTGGCCCCGGACGCGGAACGGGCCGGGGCGCCGCAGGCCCGGCGGGAGGCGCTGGACGCGCTCGCCGCCCTGGAGCCGGGCTCCGCCCCCGCGGTCGACGACCTGCTGGCGCTGCTGGCCTGGCAGGCCCCCCGCCGGGCGCGTGGGCGGGAGCTGGGGCACCGGGACGGCTTTTCCGGGGCAGCGCTGCTCGGGGTGACCGGGCTGGGCGCGCTCACCTCGTACGCGAGGCTCCTGCTCAGTGACCCGGAGACGACCGAAAGCGATCCCCTCGGCCTGCACCCCGACGAGTCCCCCGCGGACGCGGTCCGCGCCCTGGACCACCTGCTGCCCGCACCCGTCGACCACGTCCTGGTCCAGGCGGACCTGACGGTGGTGGTGCCGGGCCCGCCGGAGCCGGAGCTGGCCGGCGAGCTGGACGTCATCGCCGAGCCGGAGTCGGCCGGCGGGGCCAGCGTCTTCCGGGTCACCCCGGCCAGCGTGCGGCGCGCGCTCGACGTCGGGTACACCGCGCCGGAGCTGCACACCCTCTTCCAGCGGCGGTCCCGGACGCCGGTGCCGCAGACGCTGACCTACCTGATCGACGACGCGGCCCGCAAGCACGGCGGGCTGCGCGCCGGTTCGGCCGGCTCCTACCTGCGCAGCGACGACGAGGCGCTGATCGTCGAGGTGCTCGCGGACAAGCGGGTGACCGGTCTGGATCTGCGCCGGGTCGCGCCGACCGTGCTGGTCAGCCCGCGCCCGGTGGCCCGGCTGCTCGGCGCGCTGCGCGAGGCCGGCTACGCCCCGGTGGCCGAGGACGCCGGCGGGGCAACCGTGCTGACCAGGCCGAAAGCGCGACGGGCACCGAGCCGCACGCCGCGGATCATGGAGCCGGCCGGGCCGCCGTCGCTGGCCGGTCCGCGGCTGGCCGGGGTGGTGGAGCAGCTGCGGCGCGGTGACATCGCGACCCGGGCGGCCCGCCGCGCGCCGGTCACCGTCCGCGCGGCGCAGGGGCAGGCGGTGCCCGGGCTGACCGCGGTGCAGCAGCACAGTCAGGCGATGGCGGTGCTCCAGCAGGCGGTCCGGGACCGGGCCAAGGTCTGGGTGGGTTACGTCGACTCGCACGGCGCCACGCTGTCCCGGCTGGTCCGTCCGGTCTCGCTGAGCGCCGGTTACCTGCGGGCCGAGGACGAGCGCGGCGAGAGCCTGCACACCTTCGCGCTGCACCGGATCACCGCGGCGGTCACCGAGGAGTAA
- a CDS encoding HAD family hydrolase: protein MDRPARADAVGFDLDMTLIDSRPGIREAYRALTARTGVFVDADLAVSRLGPPLRDELRHWFPPEDVEEMVTTYRALYPEFAITPSVPTAGAVEALAAVRAAGLRVVVVTSKLGRLARLHLDHLGMHADELAGDLFAEGKASALVEHGVRWYVGDHRADMVAARTAGVPGIGVVTGPCSADDLRDAGASYVLSDLTGFPALLNEIAVGSGPSAG from the coding sequence ATGGACCGGCCGGCCCGGGCCGATGCGGTCGGGTTCGACCTGGACATGACCTTGATCGACTCCCGGCCGGGGATCCGCGAGGCGTATCGGGCTCTCACCGCCAGGACCGGCGTCTTCGTCGACGCCGATCTGGCGGTCTCCCGGCTCGGCCCGCCGTTGCGGGACGAGTTGCGCCACTGGTTCCCGCCCGAGGACGTCGAGGAGATGGTCACCACCTACCGGGCGCTCTACCCGGAGTTCGCGATCACCCCGTCGGTCCCGACCGCCGGCGCCGTCGAGGCACTCGCCGCGGTCCGCGCGGCCGGGCTCCGGGTCGTCGTGGTCACCTCGAAACTGGGCCGGCTGGCACGGTTGCACCTCGACCATCTGGGTATGCACGCCGACGAGCTGGCCGGTGACCTGTTCGCCGAGGGCAAGGCGTCCGCGCTGGTGGAGCACGGGGTGCGGTGGTATGTGGGCGATCACCGGGCGGACATGGTGGCGGCCCGGACGGCCGGTGTGCCGGGGATCGGCGTGGTCACCGGGCCGTGCTCGGCGGACGACCTCCGGGACGCCGGCGCTTCGTACGTGTTGTCCGATCTGACCGGCTTCCCGGCTCTGCTGAATGAGATTGCAGTTGGGTCCGGGCCCTCGGCTGGATAG
- a CDS encoding cold-shock protein, giving the protein MPTGRVKWYDATKGFGFVTSDEGGDVFLPKGALPAGVTDLKTGQRIEFGVVDSRKGAQALGVKLLDAPPSLALRDAEARRRPAEETASMIEDMIKVLENTVQPVLQRGRYPDKKTSQKIAQLMHAVAGEFEL; this is encoded by the coding sequence GTGCCCACGGGTCGAGTGAAGTGGTACGACGCGACGAAAGGATTCGGATTCGTCACCAGTGATGAGGGCGGAGACGTGTTCCTGCCCAAGGGTGCGTTGCCGGCGGGGGTCACCGACCTGAAAACGGGACAGCGGATCGAGTTCGGCGTGGTGGACAGCCGCAAGGGTGCCCAGGCGCTCGGGGTGAAACTCCTGGACGCCCCGCCGTCGCTCGCGCTCCGTGACGCCGAGGCGCGCCGCCGCCCGGCCGAGGAGACGGCCAGCATGATCGAGGACATGATCAAGGTCCTGGAGAACACCGTGCAGCCGGTCCTCCAGCGCGGCCGCTACCCGGACAAGAAGACCTCGCAGAAGATCGCGCAGCTGATGCACGCGGTCGCCGGCGAGTTCGAACTCTGA
- a CDS encoding 1,4-dihydroxy-6-naphthoate synthase, with protein MALSLAVSPCPNDTFVFHALIHGLVPGAPAVDLTFADVDVTNTAAERGEFDLVKVSYAALPWLLDRYELLPCGGALGRGCGPLVLTRDRRADLTGATVAVPGDRTTAYLLMRLWSAERPPAKIVVVPFHQIMPGVADGTFDAGLVIHEARFTYQRYGLTALADLGEWWESDTGLPIPLGAILARKGSVDPAQATEWVRDSLRKGWLDPAASHEFILANAQEMEPAVVRQHIELYVNEFTLDLGKDGLAAADALLGRAAAAGLTPAVPSFMR; from the coding sequence GTGGCGCTATCCCTCGCGGTCTCCCCATGCCCGAACGACACGTTCGTCTTCCACGCGCTGATCCACGGCCTGGTCCCCGGCGCGCCCGCGGTCGACCTGACCTTCGCGGACGTCGACGTGACCAACACGGCCGCCGAGCGCGGCGAGTTCGACCTGGTCAAGGTGAGTTACGCGGCGCTGCCGTGGCTGCTCGACCGCTACGAGCTGCTGCCCTGCGGCGGCGCCCTGGGCCGGGGCTGCGGCCCGCTGGTGCTCACCCGGGACCGGCGCGCCGACCTGACCGGCGCGACCGTCGCGGTGCCCGGCGACCGCACCACGGCCTACCTGCTGATGCGTCTCTGGTCCGCCGAGCGCCCGCCGGCGAAGATCGTGGTGGTGCCGTTCCACCAGATCATGCCCGGGGTGGCCGACGGGACGTTCGACGCCGGCCTGGTCATCCACGAGGCCCGGTTCACCTATCAGCGCTATGGCCTGACCGCCCTGGCCGACCTGGGCGAGTGGTGGGAGTCGGACACCGGCCTGCCGATCCCGCTCGGCGCGATCCTGGCGCGCAAGGGTTCGGTCGACCCGGCGCAGGCCACCGAGTGGGTCCGTGACTCGCTGCGCAAGGGCTGGCTCGACCCGGCCGCCAGCCACGAGTTCATCCTGGCGAACGCGCAGGAGATGGAGCCCGCCGTGGTGCGCCAGCACATCGAGCTCTACGTCAACGAGTTCACCCTGGACCTGGGCAAGGACGGACTCGCCGCCGCCGACGCCCTGCTCGGGCGCGCGGCGGCGGCGGGTCTGACGCCTGCTGTGCCGTCCTTCATGCGATAG
- a CDS encoding MFS transporter, translated as MTVTAAPVRRTWMVAYALAMIGVAAGWFGPIQILLPEQAARLAGEGGKESLLALVTAIGAAASLVANPLWGALSDRMRSRRPIFLIGAAIGVAGLLVLAVADARGPMIAGWVLVQIGLNGPLAALAAMIGDRVPERQRGTVGALFGVAQIVGVVLGTALAVAVGQGTPGYVAVAVAVPTLGAALLLISREPAQVAEPVPIAWAVILRPGAQFAWAWLIRFLLNLVNALVLVYLFYYLSDQVGVGDAALWVLVLTVVNVLVAGAVGFAGGVLSDRWERRKIFVAVAAVTLAAGTVLLALVPVAAVAIVASVLVGAGWGGYVAVDMAVITHVLPDAETRATMLGVANIAGTLPQLLAPVIAAPIVTALGGYPALYLLTAAVAVLALACLPRLTALS; from the coding sequence ATGACGGTGACCGCCGCACCGGTCCGCCGCACCTGGATGGTCGCCTACGCGCTGGCCATGATCGGGGTGGCGGCCGGCTGGTTCGGGCCGATTCAGATCCTCCTCCCCGAGCAGGCCGCCCGGCTGGCCGGCGAGGGCGGCAAGGAGTCGCTGCTGGCCCTGGTCACCGCGATCGGCGCGGCCGCCTCGCTGGTGGCGAACCCGCTTTGGGGCGCGCTCTCCGACCGGATGCGGTCCCGCCGGCCGATCTTCCTGATCGGCGCCGCGATCGGCGTCGCCGGCCTGCTGGTGCTGGCGGTGGCCGACGCCCGCGGCCCGATGATCGCCGGATGGGTGCTGGTCCAGATCGGGCTGAACGGGCCGCTCGCCGCGCTGGCCGCGATGATCGGCGACCGGGTGCCGGAGCGGCAGCGTGGCACGGTCGGCGCGCTGTTCGGCGTCGCCCAGATCGTCGGGGTGGTGCTCGGCACCGCGCTCGCCGTCGCGGTCGGTCAGGGCACGCCCGGATACGTCGCGGTGGCCGTGGCGGTGCCCACCCTCGGCGCGGCCCTGCTGCTGATCAGCCGGGAGCCCGCGCAGGTCGCCGAGCCGGTCCCGATCGCGTGGGCGGTGATCCTGCGGCCCGGCGCGCAGTTCGCCTGGGCCTGGCTGATCCGCTTCCTGCTCAACCTGGTCAACGCGCTGGTCCTGGTCTATCTCTTCTACTACCTGTCGGACCAGGTGGGGGTCGGTGACGCGGCGCTCTGGGTGCTGGTGCTGACCGTGGTGAACGTGCTGGTCGCCGGTGCGGTCGGGTTCGCCGGCGGGGTGCTCTCGGACCGCTGGGAGCGGCGCAAGATCTTCGTCGCGGTGGCCGCGGTGACCCTGGCGGCCGGGACCGTGCTGCTCGCCCTGGTGCCCGTGGCAGCCGTCGCGATCGTGGCGTCGGTGCTGGTCGGCGCCGGGTGGGGCGGCTACGTCGCGGTCGACATGGCGGTCATCACGCACGTGCTGCCGGACGCCGAGACCCGGGCCACCATGCTCGGCGTCGCCAACATCGCCGGGACCCTGCCGCAGCTGCTCGCCCCGGTGATCGCCGCGCCGATCGTCACCGCGCTCGGCGGTTACCCCGCGCTCTACCTGCTCACCGCGGCGGTCGCGGTGCTCGCCCTCGCCTGCCTGCCCCGGCTCACGGCGCTGTCCTGA
- a CDS encoding GH1 family beta-glucosidase: protein MRFPPGFRFGMATSAYQIEGAWDAGGKGPSIWDTFTARPGTVRHGEDAKVAIDHYHRYAEDVTHIAESGVRDYRFSISWPRALAGLGFYDRLVDELLAAGVRPVPTLYHWDLPQELEDRGGWLNRDTAHRLADYAGAVALRLGDRVRDWITMNEMNVHTLYGYALADHAPARGLGLAALPAAHHQLLAHGLAVQVLRTHGAAAVGIANQHFPVHPASDDPADAVAAEMFRALTNWTFSDPILLGDYPDETIRAGVGTPDAQLDRDLALIGAPLDFYGVNFYEPTAIEAPRAGKDYSGILEVDIPDGMPFSPVLVKSDERTDFGWAIVPEALTEILVALKDRYPSLPPIIVTENGASFHDAPPGPDGRVRDPRRISYLDGHLRAVAAAIEAGVRVEGYYVWSAFDNFEWAAGYDERFGLVHVDRETLARTRKDSWYWYRDLIAAQR, encoded by the coding sequence ATGCGCTTCCCACCCGGTTTCCGGTTCGGCATGGCCACGTCGGCCTACCAGATCGAGGGCGCCTGGGACGCCGGCGGCAAGGGCCCGAGCATCTGGGACACGTTCACGGCGCGGCCCGGCACGGTCCGGCACGGCGAGGACGCCAAGGTCGCCATCGACCACTATCACCGGTACGCCGAGGACGTCACGCACATCGCCGAGTCCGGCGTGCGGGACTACCGGTTCTCGATCTCCTGGCCGCGGGCGCTGGCCGGCCTCGGCTTCTACGACCGGCTGGTGGACGAGCTGCTCGCCGCCGGGGTCCGGCCGGTGCCCACGCTCTACCACTGGGACCTGCCGCAGGAACTGGAGGACCGGGGCGGCTGGCTGAACCGGGACACCGCGCACCGGCTCGCCGACTACGCCGGCGCGGTGGCGCTGAGACTCGGCGACCGGGTCCGCGACTGGATCACCATGAACGAGATGAACGTGCACACCCTGTACGGGTACGCGCTGGCCGACCACGCGCCGGCCCGCGGCCTCGGGCTGGCGGCGCTGCCGGCCGCCCATCACCAGCTGCTCGCGCACGGGCTGGCGGTGCAGGTGCTGCGCACCCACGGGGCGGCCGCGGTCGGCATCGCCAACCAGCACTTCCCGGTCCACCCGGCGAGCGACGACCCGGCCGACGCGGTCGCCGCCGAGATGTTCCGGGCGCTGACCAACTGGACGTTCTCCGACCCGATCCTGCTCGGCGACTACCCGGACGAGACGATCCGGGCCGGGGTGGGCACGCCCGACGCGCAGCTCGACCGGGACCTGGCGCTGATCGGGGCGCCGCTCGACTTCTACGGGGTCAACTTCTACGAGCCGACGGCGATCGAGGCGCCCCGGGCCGGGAAGGACTACTCCGGGATCCTCGAAGTGGACATCCCGGACGGCATGCCGTTCTCGCCGGTGCTGGTGAAGAGCGACGAACGCACCGACTTCGGGTGGGCGATCGTGCCCGAGGCGCTCACCGAGATCCTGGTCGCCCTGAAGGACCGGTACCCGTCACTGCCGCCGATCATCGTGACCGAGAACGGGGCGTCGTTCCACGACGCGCCGCCCGGCCCGGACGGGCGGGTGCGCGACCCGCGGCGGATCTCCTACTTGGACGGTCACCTGCGCGCGGTGGCGGCGGCGATCGAGGCCGGCGTGCGGGTGGAGGGGTATTACGTCTGGTCGGCGTTCGACAACTTCGAGTGGGCGGCCGGATATGACGAGCGGTTCGGGCTGGTCCATGTGGATCGGGAGACGCTCGCCCGCACCCGCAAGGACTCCTGGTACTGGTACCGCGACCTGATCGCCGCCCAGCGGTAG
- a CDS encoding TetR/AcrR family transcriptional regulator, translating into MPRLVDHEVRRAELLAATWRVVRARGVEGTTTRAIADEAGCSLSVLAHFLGGKDDILVAAQRAVYDRIVERAFRIGGELFGLAALRAALDSVLPIDPERAADAHVNVAFAGAALSHPRLAGSRRESHRVIREHLRTCLREARERDEVRAGVADEAVIDDFIILVEGSSLLSLVDGWAEEGRAERLTRLADNFVDQLRK; encoded by the coding sequence GTGCCGAGGCTGGTCGACCACGAGGTGCGCAGGGCGGAGCTTCTCGCGGCCACCTGGCGGGTGGTTCGGGCGCGCGGGGTTGAGGGGACCACGACTCGGGCGATCGCTGATGAGGCGGGGTGTTCGCTCAGCGTGCTGGCGCACTTCCTTGGCGGGAAGGACGACATTCTGGTCGCCGCGCAGCGGGCGGTCTATGACCGGATCGTGGAGCGGGCGTTTCGGATCGGCGGGGAGTTGTTCGGGCTGGCGGCGCTTCGGGCGGCGCTTGACTCGGTGCTGCCGATCGATCCGGAGCGGGCGGCGGACGCGCATGTGAACGTGGCGTTCGCCGGGGCGGCGCTGTCGCATCCGCGGCTGGCCGGGTCGCGGCGGGAGTCGCACCGGGTGATCCGCGAGCATCTACGGACCTGTCTGCGGGAGGCGCGGGAGCGGGACGAGGTGCGGGCGGGCGTGGCTGACGAGGCGGTCATCGACGACTTCATCATTCTGGTCGAGGGCAGCAGCCTGCTCAGCCTGGTGGACGGCTGGGCCGAGGAGGGCCGGGCGGAGCGCCTGACCCGCCTTGCCGACAACTTCGTCGACCAGCTCCGCAAGTAA
- a CDS encoding MFS transporter — MNDMSAAARARLIGAGYAAQGLGYAAVVTALPAFKDRQDLTDAFVSAILLLVCVAAAGGSVLADQVANRWGSRYALAGGLFLVGAGLAGTTVGTPNAIFVTILLLYGIGLGTVDASLSMQGVLVQARLGRSVMSRLFAAYTAAAIAAALLMSGSLASGAGASVAVGTAAAFAVLVGLIGWRAFEPGRTERSSVVHETGGRAVRRVVWVCGMLIFTAFLVDSAVSTWSSVYLEDSLAAAASVAPLGYAAYQATVLVSRLIADHLVPRAGRLAMALGSLAVSGAGCAVVVLIPSVGAAVTGFAIAGIGVGVLVPLAFSAAGEAAKESSDEVIARVNLFNYGGALLGAVLLGALSDPIGLRIAFLIPVVGVILTLPLARRLNHLTTAEPAPRPTA; from the coding sequence ATGAACGACATGAGCGCCGCGGCCCGCGCCCGCTTGATCGGCGCCGGCTATGCCGCTCAGGGCCTCGGGTACGCCGCGGTGGTCACCGCCCTGCCCGCGTTCAAGGATCGCCAGGACCTGACCGACGCCTTCGTCTCCGCCATCCTCCTGCTGGTCTGCGTCGCCGCGGCCGGCGGTTCGGTGCTCGCCGACCAGGTCGCCAACCGCTGGGGCAGCCGATACGCCCTGGCCGGCGGCCTGTTCCTGGTCGGCGCCGGGCTGGCCGGCACCACGGTCGGCACCCCGAACGCGATCTTCGTGACCATCCTGCTGCTCTACGGCATCGGCCTGGGCACCGTCGACGCCTCGCTCAGCATGCAGGGCGTCCTGGTCCAGGCCCGCCTCGGCCGCAGCGTGATGAGCCGCCTTTTCGCCGCCTACACCGCCGCCGCCATCGCCGCCGCGCTGCTCATGTCCGGTTCCCTGGCCAGCGGCGCCGGCGCCTCGGTGGCGGTCGGCACCGCGGCCGCGTTCGCCGTGCTGGTCGGCCTGATCGGCTGGCGCGCCTTCGAGCCGGGCCGTACCGAACGCTCCAGCGTCGTCCACGAGACCGGCGGCCGCGCGGTCCGCCGGGTGGTCTGGGTCTGCGGCATGCTGATCTTCACGGCGTTCCTGGTCGACTCCGCGGTGAGCACCTGGAGCTCGGTCTACCTGGAGGACTCGCTCGCCGCCGCTGCTTCGGTGGCCCCGCTCGGCTACGCCGCCTACCAGGCCACCGTCCTGGTCAGCCGCCTGATCGCCGACCACCTGGTGCCTCGGGCCGGCCGCCTCGCGATGGCCCTGGGCTCACTCGCCGTCTCCGGCGCCGGCTGTGCCGTGGTGGTCCTGATCCCCTCGGTCGGCGCCGCCGTCACCGGCTTCGCCATCGCCGGCATCGGCGTCGGCGTCCTGGTCCCGCTGGCATTCAGCGCGGCCGGCGAAGCCGCCAAGGAGAGCAGCGACGAGGTGATCGCCCGGGTGAACCTCTTCAACTACGGCGGCGCACTGCTCGGCGCGGTCCTGCTCGGCGCCCTCTCCGACCCGATCGGCCTCCGCATAGCCTTCCTGATCCCGGTAGTCGGCGTAATCCTCACCCTCCCCCTCGCCCGCCGCTTGAACCACCTCACCACGGCCGAGCCCGCTCCCCGCCCCACCGCCTGA